The following coding sequences are from one Rissa tridactyla isolate bRisTri1 chromosome 14, bRisTri1.patW.cur.20221130, whole genome shotgun sequence window:
- the ADAMTSL2 gene encoding ADAMTS-like protein 2 isoform X2, whose translation MKTKCKASLSHLSPGSPAKRSGLPLINGSASWKVSFACWTSTLGRSQSGVGDLEALWMKISKWRWSSISISARSQLKGTLALLLVGNVAFVIAQDLAQTSNSLEEGADVTAYWWGEWTKWTACTRTCGGGVKSQERHCLRQRRKSVSGLANKTCTGTSKRYQLCKVQECPANGRSFREEQCSSFNSHVYNGKTYQWKPLYPDDYVHISSKPCDLHCTTVDGQRQLMVQARDGTSCKYTDFRGVCVSGKCEPIGCDGILFSTHTLDKCGVCQGDGSSCTHVTGSYRKGNSHLGYSLVTHIPAGARDIQIVERKKSADVLAVADEAGYYFFNGNYKVDSPKNFNIAGTVFKYRRPMDVYETGIEYIVAQGPTNQGLNIMVWNQNGKNPSITFEYILLRKPHSKNLQPIYYTFSESDSEESREFDGDVPLGFIQHNATYFGKISRERIDLENQVFGRQDTEEDLNLSKGQETNEVYERAETIDCEPKLKGKQPQDSNVTRSTYQTDHDDRDLDPRFTSREFLSENAITDKLLDKTSDSKELVLNMTMNSIFAQGDPINSVGSHIDSLYVDYEDADGVVTYTINGTYMELSNGKAINTSAETPFSNATVTMTSPQGNRTHKARNRLKLLRKGQGVSAADMYRWKLSSHEPCSSTCTTGVMSTYAMCVRYDGIEVDDTYCDAMTRPEPVHEFCAGRECQPRWETSSWSECSRTCGEGYQFRIVRCWKMISPGFDSSVYSDLCESADITRPDERKVCKNPACGPQWEMSEWSECSARCGERSVVTRDIRCSEDEKLCDASARPLAEKNCTGPPCDRQWTVSDWGPCSGGCGQGRMIRHVYCKTSDGRVVPESQCNLETKPLAIHPCGDKNCPSHWLAQDWERCNTTCGRGVKKRIVLCLEIVNGKIKTRNPADCDVAKKPVEETTCFERPCFKWYTTPWSECTKTCGIGVRMRDVKCYQGKDIVRGCDPLVKPVGKQTCDLQPCPTEPPDDSCQDQAGTNCALAIKVNLCSHWYYSKACCRSCRAPHS comes from the exons ATGAAAACCAAGTGTAAGGCAAGTCTCAGCCACCTGTCCCCGGGATCCCCAGCCAAGCGCTCTGGGCTTCCATTAATCAATGGATCTGCCTCTTGGAAAGTGTCTTTTGCATGTTGGACCTCTACCCTGGGGCGATCGCAAAGCGGAGTTGGGGACCTGGAAGCCCTCTG GATGAAGATATCTAAGTGGAGGTGGAGCAGCATCTCCATCAGTGCGCGGTCCCAGCTGAAAGGCACCCTGGCCCTTCTTCTCGTGGGCAACGTTGCCTTTGTGATCGCTCAG GACCTGGCGCAGACCTCCAACAGCCTGGAGGAAGGGGCAGACGTCACCGCGTACTGGTGGGGCGAGTGGACCAAGTGGACGGCGTGCACCAGGACGTGCGGGGGAGGCGTCAAGTCCCAGGAGCGGCACTGCCTGCGGCAGAG AAGAAAGTCAGTGAGTGGGCTGGCTAATAAAACTTGCACTGGAACATCCAAAAGATACCAGCTCTGCAAAGTACAA GAGTGTCCTGCGAACGGAAGGAGCTTCCGAGAAGAGCAGTGTTCATCATTTAACTCCCATGTGTATAACGGCAAAACGTATCAATGGAAACCTTTATATCCTG ATGACTATGTTCACATTTCTAGCAAGCCCTGTGACCTCCATTGCACCACTGTGGATGGTCAGAGACAGTTAATGGTTCAGGCTCGGGATGGAACATCCTGCAAATACACTGATTTCCGAGGGGTTTGCGTGTCTGGAAAATGTGAG ccgaTTGGATGCGATGGCATTCTCTTTTCCACCCACACCTTGGATAAATGTGGAGTTTGCCAAGGAGATGGGAGCAGCTGCACTCATGTGACCGGCAGTTACCGGAAAGGAAATTCTCATCTTG GCTATTCTCTGGTAACGCACATTCCTGCTGGAGCAAGGGATATCCAGATAGTAGAACGGAAAAAATCTGCAGATGTTCTGG CTGTGGCTGATGAAGCCGGGTACTACTTCTTCAATGGGAACTACAAAGTTGACAGTCCGAAGAACTTCAACATTGCAGGCACGGTGTTCAAGTACCGCAGGCCCATGGATGTTTATGAGACCGGCATAGAGTATATTGTCGCCCAAGGACCAACAAATCAAGGGCTGAATATAATG GTCTGGAATCAAAATGGCAAGAATCCATCCATCACGTTTGAATACATCCTCCTGAGGAAGCCACACTCAAAAAATCTGCAGCCCATCTACTACACCTTCTCTGAGTCAGATAGCGAAGAAAGCAGAGAGTTCGATGGAGACGTGCCATTGGGTTTTATCCAGCACAATGCAACCTATTTTGGGAAAATCTCCAGGGAAAGGATAGACTTGGAGAACCAGGTGTTTGGAAGGCAGGACACGGAGGAAGATTTAAACTTGAGCAAAGGTCAGGAAACCAATGAGGTCTatgaaagagcagaaacaatTGACTGTGAGCCAAAACTGAAGGGCAAACAACCCCAAG ATTCAAACGTAACCAGGTCTACTTACCAGACAGACCATGACGACAGAGACCTTGACCCCAGGTTCACCTCCAGGGAATTCCTTTCGGAGAACGCCATCACAGACAAGCTGCTGGACAAGACCTCGGACTCCAAGGAGCTGGTGCTCAACATGACCATGAACAGCATCTTTGCCCAGGGAGACCCAATCAACTCTGTGGGGTCACACATTGACAGTCTCTATGTTGATTATGAGGACGCTGATGGCGTCGTGACCTACACCATTAATGGCACCTACATGGAGCTGAGCAATGGCAAAGCCATCAACACGTCTGCCGAGACACCGTTTTCAAATGCCACTGTCACCATGACCAGCCCTCAAGGGAACAGAACCCACAAAGCAAG AAACAGATTGAAGTTGTTAAGAAAGGGCCAAGGTGTGAGTGCTGCTGACATGTACAGGTGGAAGCTTTCCTCCCATGAACCCTGCAGCTCTACATGTACCACAG GAGTGATGTCCACGTATGCTATGTGTGTTCGCTATGATGGGATCGAAGTGGACGATACGTACTGTGATGCCATGACCCGTCCCGAGCCCGTCCATGAGTTCTGTGCTGGGAGAGAGTGCCAGCCAAG GTGGGAGACGAGCAGCTGGAGCGAGTGCTCCCGCACCTGCGGGGAGGGCTACCAGTTCCGCATCGTCCGCTGCTGGAAGATGATCTCGCCGGGATTCGACAGCTCCGTCTACAGCGACCTCTGCGAGTCCGCCGACATCACCCGGCCGGACGAGCGCAAGGTCTGCAAGAACCCGGCCTGCGGCCCCCAGTGGGAGATGTCGGAGTGGTCCGag TGCTCAGCCCGGTGCGGAGAGCGGAGCGTGGTGACACGGGACATCCGCTGCTCGGAGGACGAGAAGCTGTGCGACGCCAGCGCCCGGCCCCTGGCCGAGAAGAACTGCACAGGACCGCCCTGCGACCGGCAGTGGACCGTCTCCGACTGGGGACCG TGCAGCggcggctgcgggcagggcaggaTGATCCGGCACGTGTACTGCAAAACCAGCGACGGGCGGGTGGTGCCGGAGTCGCAGTGCAACCTGGAGACGAAGCCGCTGGCCATCCATCCCTGCGGGGACAAGAACTGCCCCTCGCACTGGCTGGCGCAGGACTGGGAGCGG TGTAACACCACATGCGGCCGGGGCGTGAAGAAGAGGATCGTGCTCTGCCTGGAGATCGTCAACGGGAAGATCAAGACCCGCAACCCCGCCGACTGCGACGTCGCCAAGAAGCCCGTGGAGGAGACGACGTGCTTCGAGCGGCCGTGCTTCAAGTGGTACACGACCCCCTGGTCGGag TGCACCAAAACCTGCGGCATCGGCGTGAGGATGCGGGATGTGAAGTGCTACCAAGGGAAGGACATCGTCCGGGGCTGCGACCCGCTGGTGAAGCCGGTGGGCAAACAGACCTGCgacctgcagccctgccccacggagcCCCCAG ACGACAGCTGCCAGGACCAGGCAGGAACCAACTGCGCTTTGGCCATCAAAGTCAACCTGTGCAGCCACTGGTACTACAGCAAAGCCTGCTGCCGCTCCTGCCGCGCGCCCCACTCCTAG
- the ADAMTSL2 gene encoding ADAMTS-like protein 2 isoform X4 has product MAKRCFFLQGMKISKWRWSSISISARSQLKGTLALLLVGNVAFVIAQQDLAQTSNSLEEGADVTAYWWGEWTKWTACTRTCGGGVKSQERHCLRQRRKSVSGLANKTCTGTSKRYQLCKVQECPANGRSFREEQCSSFNSHVYNGKTYQWKPLYPDDYVHISSKPCDLHCTTVDGQRQLMVQARDGTSCKYTDFRGVCVSGKCEPIGCDGILFSTHTLDKCGVCQGDGSSCTHVTGSYRKGNSHLGYSLVTHIPAGARDIQIVERKKSADVLAVADEAGYYFFNGNYKVDSPKNFNIAGTVFKYRRPMDVYETGIEYIVAQGPTNQGLNIMVWNQNGKNPSITFEYILLRKPHSKNLQPIYYTFSESDSEESREFDGDVPLGFIQHNATYFGKISRERIDLENQVFGRQDTEEDLNLSKGQETNEVYERAETIDCEPKLKGKQPQDSNVTRSTYQTDHDDRDLDPRFTSREFLSENAITDKLLDKTSDSKELVLNMTMNSIFAQGDPINSVGSHIDSLYVDYEDADGVVTYTINGTYMELSNGKAINTSAETPFSNATVTMTSPQGNRTHKARNRLKLLRKGQGVSAADMYRWKLSSHEPCSSTCTTGVMSTYAMCVRYDGIEVDDTYCDAMTRPEPVHEFCAGRECQPRWETSSWSECSRTCGEGYQFRIVRCWKMISPGFDSSVYSDLCESADITRPDERKVCKNPACGPQWEMSEWSECSARCGERSVVTRDIRCSEDEKLCDASARPLAEKNCTGPPCDRQWTVSDWGPCSGGCGQGRMIRHVYCKTSDGRVVPESQCNLETKPLAIHPCGDKNCPSHWLAQDWERCNTTCGRGVKKRIVLCLEIVNGKIKTRNPADCDVAKKPVEETTCFERPCFKWYTTPWSECTKTCGIGVRMRDVKCYQGKDIVRGCDPLVKPVGKQTCDLQPCPTEPPDDSCQDQAGTNCALAIKVNLCSHWYYSKACCRSCRAPHS; this is encoded by the exons GATGAAGATATCTAAGTGGAGGTGGAGCAGCATCTCCATCAGTGCGCGGTCCCAGCTGAAAGGCACCCTGGCCCTTCTTCTCGTGGGCAACGTTGCCTTTGTGATCGCTCAG CAGGACCTGGCGCAGACCTCCAACAGCCTGGAGGAAGGGGCAGACGTCACCGCGTACTGGTGGGGCGAGTGGACCAAGTGGACGGCGTGCACCAGGACGTGCGGGGGAGGCGTCAAGTCCCAGGAGCGGCACTGCCTGCGGCAGAG AAGAAAGTCAGTGAGTGGGCTGGCTAATAAAACTTGCACTGGAACATCCAAAAGATACCAGCTCTGCAAAGTACAA GAGTGTCCTGCGAACGGAAGGAGCTTCCGAGAAGAGCAGTGTTCATCATTTAACTCCCATGTGTATAACGGCAAAACGTATCAATGGAAACCTTTATATCCTG ATGACTATGTTCACATTTCTAGCAAGCCCTGTGACCTCCATTGCACCACTGTGGATGGTCAGAGACAGTTAATGGTTCAGGCTCGGGATGGAACATCCTGCAAATACACTGATTTCCGAGGGGTTTGCGTGTCTGGAAAATGTGAG ccgaTTGGATGCGATGGCATTCTCTTTTCCACCCACACCTTGGATAAATGTGGAGTTTGCCAAGGAGATGGGAGCAGCTGCACTCATGTGACCGGCAGTTACCGGAAAGGAAATTCTCATCTTG GCTATTCTCTGGTAACGCACATTCCTGCTGGAGCAAGGGATATCCAGATAGTAGAACGGAAAAAATCTGCAGATGTTCTGG CTGTGGCTGATGAAGCCGGGTACTACTTCTTCAATGGGAACTACAAAGTTGACAGTCCGAAGAACTTCAACATTGCAGGCACGGTGTTCAAGTACCGCAGGCCCATGGATGTTTATGAGACCGGCATAGAGTATATTGTCGCCCAAGGACCAACAAATCAAGGGCTGAATATAATG GTCTGGAATCAAAATGGCAAGAATCCATCCATCACGTTTGAATACATCCTCCTGAGGAAGCCACACTCAAAAAATCTGCAGCCCATCTACTACACCTTCTCTGAGTCAGATAGCGAAGAAAGCAGAGAGTTCGATGGAGACGTGCCATTGGGTTTTATCCAGCACAATGCAACCTATTTTGGGAAAATCTCCAGGGAAAGGATAGACTTGGAGAACCAGGTGTTTGGAAGGCAGGACACGGAGGAAGATTTAAACTTGAGCAAAGGTCAGGAAACCAATGAGGTCTatgaaagagcagaaacaatTGACTGTGAGCCAAAACTGAAGGGCAAACAACCCCAAG ATTCAAACGTAACCAGGTCTACTTACCAGACAGACCATGACGACAGAGACCTTGACCCCAGGTTCACCTCCAGGGAATTCCTTTCGGAGAACGCCATCACAGACAAGCTGCTGGACAAGACCTCGGACTCCAAGGAGCTGGTGCTCAACATGACCATGAACAGCATCTTTGCCCAGGGAGACCCAATCAACTCTGTGGGGTCACACATTGACAGTCTCTATGTTGATTATGAGGACGCTGATGGCGTCGTGACCTACACCATTAATGGCACCTACATGGAGCTGAGCAATGGCAAAGCCATCAACACGTCTGCCGAGACACCGTTTTCAAATGCCACTGTCACCATGACCAGCCCTCAAGGGAACAGAACCCACAAAGCAAG AAACAGATTGAAGTTGTTAAGAAAGGGCCAAGGTGTGAGTGCTGCTGACATGTACAGGTGGAAGCTTTCCTCCCATGAACCCTGCAGCTCTACATGTACCACAG GAGTGATGTCCACGTATGCTATGTGTGTTCGCTATGATGGGATCGAAGTGGACGATACGTACTGTGATGCCATGACCCGTCCCGAGCCCGTCCATGAGTTCTGTGCTGGGAGAGAGTGCCAGCCAAG GTGGGAGACGAGCAGCTGGAGCGAGTGCTCCCGCACCTGCGGGGAGGGCTACCAGTTCCGCATCGTCCGCTGCTGGAAGATGATCTCGCCGGGATTCGACAGCTCCGTCTACAGCGACCTCTGCGAGTCCGCCGACATCACCCGGCCGGACGAGCGCAAGGTCTGCAAGAACCCGGCCTGCGGCCCCCAGTGGGAGATGTCGGAGTGGTCCGag TGCTCAGCCCGGTGCGGAGAGCGGAGCGTGGTGACACGGGACATCCGCTGCTCGGAGGACGAGAAGCTGTGCGACGCCAGCGCCCGGCCCCTGGCCGAGAAGAACTGCACAGGACCGCCCTGCGACCGGCAGTGGACCGTCTCCGACTGGGGACCG TGCAGCggcggctgcgggcagggcaggaTGATCCGGCACGTGTACTGCAAAACCAGCGACGGGCGGGTGGTGCCGGAGTCGCAGTGCAACCTGGAGACGAAGCCGCTGGCCATCCATCCCTGCGGGGACAAGAACTGCCCCTCGCACTGGCTGGCGCAGGACTGGGAGCGG TGTAACACCACATGCGGCCGGGGCGTGAAGAAGAGGATCGTGCTCTGCCTGGAGATCGTCAACGGGAAGATCAAGACCCGCAACCCCGCCGACTGCGACGTCGCCAAGAAGCCCGTGGAGGAGACGACGTGCTTCGAGCGGCCGTGCTTCAAGTGGTACACGACCCCCTGGTCGGag TGCACCAAAACCTGCGGCATCGGCGTGAGGATGCGGGATGTGAAGTGCTACCAAGGGAAGGACATCGTCCGGGGCTGCGACCCGCTGGTGAAGCCGGTGGGCAAACAGACCTGCgacctgcagccctgccccacggagcCCCCAG ACGACAGCTGCCAGGACCAGGCAGGAACCAACTGCGCTTTGGCCATCAAAGTCAACCTGTGCAGCCACTGGTACTACAGCAAAGCCTGCTGCCGCTCCTGCCGCGCGCCCCACTCCTAG
- the ADAMTSL2 gene encoding ADAMTS-like protein 2 isoform X6: MKISKWRWSSISISARSQLKGTLALLLVGNVAFVIAQDLAQTSNSLEEGADVTAYWWGEWTKWTACTRTCGGGVKSQERHCLRQRRKSVSGLANKTCTGTSKRYQLCKVQECPANGRSFREEQCSSFNSHVYNGKTYQWKPLYPDDYVHISSKPCDLHCTTVDGQRQLMVQARDGTSCKYTDFRGVCVSGKCEPIGCDGILFSTHTLDKCGVCQGDGSSCTHVTGSYRKGNSHLGYSLVTHIPAGARDIQIVERKKSADVLAVADEAGYYFFNGNYKVDSPKNFNIAGTVFKYRRPMDVYETGIEYIVAQGPTNQGLNIMVWNQNGKNPSITFEYILLRKPHSKNLQPIYYTFSESDSEESREFDGDVPLGFIQHNATYFGKISRERIDLENQVFGRQDTEEDLNLSKGQETNEVYERAETIDCEPKLKGKQPQDSNVTRSTYQTDHDDRDLDPRFTSREFLSENAITDKLLDKTSDSKELVLNMTMNSIFAQGDPINSVGSHIDSLYVDYEDADGVVTYTINGTYMELSNGKAINTSAETPFSNATVTMTSPQGNRTHKARNRLKLLRKGQGVSAADMYRWKLSSHEPCSSTCTTGVMSTYAMCVRYDGIEVDDTYCDAMTRPEPVHEFCAGRECQPRWETSSWSECSRTCGEGYQFRIVRCWKMISPGFDSSVYSDLCESADITRPDERKVCKNPACGPQWEMSEWSECSARCGERSVVTRDIRCSEDEKLCDASARPLAEKNCTGPPCDRQWTVSDWGPCSGGCGQGRMIRHVYCKTSDGRVVPESQCNLETKPLAIHPCGDKNCPSHWLAQDWERCNTTCGRGVKKRIVLCLEIVNGKIKTRNPADCDVAKKPVEETTCFERPCFKWYTTPWSECTKTCGIGVRMRDVKCYQGKDIVRGCDPLVKPVGKQTCDLQPCPTEPPDDSCQDQAGTNCALAIKVNLCSHWYYSKACCRSCRAPHS, encoded by the exons ATGAAGATATCTAAGTGGAGGTGGAGCAGCATCTCCATCAGTGCGCGGTCCCAGCTGAAAGGCACCCTGGCCCTTCTTCTCGTGGGCAACGTTGCCTTTGTGATCGCTCAG GACCTGGCGCAGACCTCCAACAGCCTGGAGGAAGGGGCAGACGTCACCGCGTACTGGTGGGGCGAGTGGACCAAGTGGACGGCGTGCACCAGGACGTGCGGGGGAGGCGTCAAGTCCCAGGAGCGGCACTGCCTGCGGCAGAG AAGAAAGTCAGTGAGTGGGCTGGCTAATAAAACTTGCACTGGAACATCCAAAAGATACCAGCTCTGCAAAGTACAA GAGTGTCCTGCGAACGGAAGGAGCTTCCGAGAAGAGCAGTGTTCATCATTTAACTCCCATGTGTATAACGGCAAAACGTATCAATGGAAACCTTTATATCCTG ATGACTATGTTCACATTTCTAGCAAGCCCTGTGACCTCCATTGCACCACTGTGGATGGTCAGAGACAGTTAATGGTTCAGGCTCGGGATGGAACATCCTGCAAATACACTGATTTCCGAGGGGTTTGCGTGTCTGGAAAATGTGAG ccgaTTGGATGCGATGGCATTCTCTTTTCCACCCACACCTTGGATAAATGTGGAGTTTGCCAAGGAGATGGGAGCAGCTGCACTCATGTGACCGGCAGTTACCGGAAAGGAAATTCTCATCTTG GCTATTCTCTGGTAACGCACATTCCTGCTGGAGCAAGGGATATCCAGATAGTAGAACGGAAAAAATCTGCAGATGTTCTGG CTGTGGCTGATGAAGCCGGGTACTACTTCTTCAATGGGAACTACAAAGTTGACAGTCCGAAGAACTTCAACATTGCAGGCACGGTGTTCAAGTACCGCAGGCCCATGGATGTTTATGAGACCGGCATAGAGTATATTGTCGCCCAAGGACCAACAAATCAAGGGCTGAATATAATG GTCTGGAATCAAAATGGCAAGAATCCATCCATCACGTTTGAATACATCCTCCTGAGGAAGCCACACTCAAAAAATCTGCAGCCCATCTACTACACCTTCTCTGAGTCAGATAGCGAAGAAAGCAGAGAGTTCGATGGAGACGTGCCATTGGGTTTTATCCAGCACAATGCAACCTATTTTGGGAAAATCTCCAGGGAAAGGATAGACTTGGAGAACCAGGTGTTTGGAAGGCAGGACACGGAGGAAGATTTAAACTTGAGCAAAGGTCAGGAAACCAATGAGGTCTatgaaagagcagaaacaatTGACTGTGAGCCAAAACTGAAGGGCAAACAACCCCAAG ATTCAAACGTAACCAGGTCTACTTACCAGACAGACCATGACGACAGAGACCTTGACCCCAGGTTCACCTCCAGGGAATTCCTTTCGGAGAACGCCATCACAGACAAGCTGCTGGACAAGACCTCGGACTCCAAGGAGCTGGTGCTCAACATGACCATGAACAGCATCTTTGCCCAGGGAGACCCAATCAACTCTGTGGGGTCACACATTGACAGTCTCTATGTTGATTATGAGGACGCTGATGGCGTCGTGACCTACACCATTAATGGCACCTACATGGAGCTGAGCAATGGCAAAGCCATCAACACGTCTGCCGAGACACCGTTTTCAAATGCCACTGTCACCATGACCAGCCCTCAAGGGAACAGAACCCACAAAGCAAG AAACAGATTGAAGTTGTTAAGAAAGGGCCAAGGTGTGAGTGCTGCTGACATGTACAGGTGGAAGCTTTCCTCCCATGAACCCTGCAGCTCTACATGTACCACAG GAGTGATGTCCACGTATGCTATGTGTGTTCGCTATGATGGGATCGAAGTGGACGATACGTACTGTGATGCCATGACCCGTCCCGAGCCCGTCCATGAGTTCTGTGCTGGGAGAGAGTGCCAGCCAAG GTGGGAGACGAGCAGCTGGAGCGAGTGCTCCCGCACCTGCGGGGAGGGCTACCAGTTCCGCATCGTCCGCTGCTGGAAGATGATCTCGCCGGGATTCGACAGCTCCGTCTACAGCGACCTCTGCGAGTCCGCCGACATCACCCGGCCGGACGAGCGCAAGGTCTGCAAGAACCCGGCCTGCGGCCCCCAGTGGGAGATGTCGGAGTGGTCCGag TGCTCAGCCCGGTGCGGAGAGCGGAGCGTGGTGACACGGGACATCCGCTGCTCGGAGGACGAGAAGCTGTGCGACGCCAGCGCCCGGCCCCTGGCCGAGAAGAACTGCACAGGACCGCCCTGCGACCGGCAGTGGACCGTCTCCGACTGGGGACCG TGCAGCggcggctgcgggcagggcaggaTGATCCGGCACGTGTACTGCAAAACCAGCGACGGGCGGGTGGTGCCGGAGTCGCAGTGCAACCTGGAGACGAAGCCGCTGGCCATCCATCCCTGCGGGGACAAGAACTGCCCCTCGCACTGGCTGGCGCAGGACTGGGAGCGG TGTAACACCACATGCGGCCGGGGCGTGAAGAAGAGGATCGTGCTCTGCCTGGAGATCGTCAACGGGAAGATCAAGACCCGCAACCCCGCCGACTGCGACGTCGCCAAGAAGCCCGTGGAGGAGACGACGTGCTTCGAGCGGCCGTGCTTCAAGTGGTACACGACCCCCTGGTCGGag TGCACCAAAACCTGCGGCATCGGCGTGAGGATGCGGGATGTGAAGTGCTACCAAGGGAAGGACATCGTCCGGGGCTGCGACCCGCTGGTGAAGCCGGTGGGCAAACAGACCTGCgacctgcagccctgccccacggagcCCCCAG ACGACAGCTGCCAGGACCAGGCAGGAACCAACTGCGCTTTGGCCATCAAAGTCAACCTGTGCAGCCACTGGTACTACAGCAAAGCCTGCTGCCGCTCCTGCCGCGCGCCCCACTCCTAG